TATGGCCGATATAGTGGGCGTATTGCTGTTGTTGTGTTCGTTTTTCCTGATCGGTTTATTTATCAAAACCAGCGTCGGCGAGTGGGTGCATGATCAGTTGGATGCATGGCTAACGCGGCTGGCGCCGGGTTACAAAACCATTCGTGAAGTGGTATCGCAATTATTGGGGGGCGAGGGCAATACCTCGTTGCTGAAAGGTGAAGTGTGTCGTGCCTACCTCATGGGACGCGCGGCAGGTGTATCGGTCACGGCGATAGTGACAGCCAAACATGCCAATGGCGATTTCACCGTTTATGTACCCACTGCGCCCATTCCTACATCAGGATTTGTGTATCACCTCTCTGCCGAATGTGTGGAGA
The nucleotide sequence above comes from Cellvibrio sp. PSBB023. Encoded proteins:
- a CDS encoding DUF502 domain-containing protein; translation: MKRLRSFVSITLIGGFMVILPIAIFLWLVEWLLGAVRSIIQPLSHWLVAQTAFTEYMADIVGVLLLLCSFFLIGLFIKTSVGEWVHDQLDAWLTRLAPGYKTIREVVSQLLGGEGNTSLLKGEVCRAYLMGRAAGVSVTAIVTAKHANGDFTVYVPTAPIPTSGFVYHLSAECVEMLPHVGVQEAMRTVIACGSGSQIISEIPPKIDSL